In Pseudomonas sp. MTM4, one genomic interval encodes:
- a CDS encoding amino acid ABC transporter permease, giving the protein MTTHIFKPDLPAPSRNIGVVGWLRANLFSSWINTLMTLVGLYLIWVIVPPIIDWAIIKADWTGETRADCSREGACWVFIQTRFSQFMYGFYPTELRWRVDTAAWLAILGAAPLFLRQMPRKVHYGIGYLLLYPLLAYWLLHGGFFGLETVPTSRWGGLMLTIVIAAVGIAGALPMGILLALGRRSDMPAIRVLCVTFIEFWRGVPLITVLFMSSVMLPLFLPEEMNLDKLMRAMVMVIFFEAAYIAEVVRGGLQAIPKGQYEAAAAMGLGYWRSMVLVILPQALKMVIPGIVNTFIALFKDTSLVIIIGLFDFLNSIKRATSDPAWLGMSTEGYVFAALVYWIFCFGMSRYSMHLERKLDTSHRT; this is encoded by the coding sequence ATGACGACTCATATTTTCAAGCCTGACCTGCCGGCACCTTCGCGCAACATCGGCGTGGTCGGTTGGCTACGGGCCAATCTATTTTCCAGCTGGATCAATACGTTGATGACGCTGGTCGGCTTGTATCTGATCTGGGTGATCGTCCCGCCGATCATCGACTGGGCCATCATCAAGGCTGACTGGACCGGCGAGACGCGCGCCGACTGCAGCCGGGAGGGCGCGTGCTGGGTGTTCATCCAAACGCGTTTCAGTCAGTTCATGTACGGCTTCTACCCGACGGAGCTGCGCTGGCGGGTGGATACCGCCGCCTGGCTGGCGATTCTCGGTGCGGCGCCTCTGTTCCTCCGGCAGATGCCGCGCAAGGTGCATTACGGCATCGGCTATCTGTTGCTCTATCCGTTGCTGGCCTACTGGCTGCTGCACGGCGGCTTCTTCGGTCTGGAAACGGTTCCGACGTCGCGCTGGGGCGGGTTGATGCTGACCATCGTGATCGCCGCGGTGGGCATTGCTGGCGCTTTGCCGATGGGCATCCTATTGGCGCTGGGGCGGCGTTCGGACATGCCGGCGATCCGTGTGCTGTGTGTCACCTTCATCGAATTCTGGCGCGGCGTGCCGCTGATCACCGTGCTGTTCATGTCATCGGTCATGCTGCCGCTGTTCCTGCCCGAGGAGATGAACCTCGACAAGCTGATGCGGGCCATGGTGATGGTGATCTTCTTCGAGGCCGCCTACATCGCAGAAGTGGTACGCGGCGGTCTGCAGGCGATACCCAAGGGCCAATACGAAGCGGCGGCGGCGATGGGTCTGGGCTACTGGCGCAGCATGGTCCTGGTGATCCTGCCGCAGGCGCTGAAGATGGTCATTCCCGGCATCGTCAACACCTTCATTGCGCTGTTCAAGGACACCAGCCTGGTGATCATCATCGGCCTGTTCGACTTCCTCAACAGCATCAAACGCGCAACTTCGGATCCTGCCTGGCTCGGCATGTCCACCGAGGGTTACGTCTTTGCCGCGCTGGTTTACTGGATTTTCTGTTTCGGCATGTCGCGCTATTCCATGCACCTGGAGCGCAAGCTCGACACCAGCCACCGGACTTAG
- a CDS encoding amino acid ABC transporter permease: MRTIAKSGAARGSLLTDPQARAWLFQVIAVITVIAIGWFLFHNTQTNLAHRGINSGFGFLDNAAGFGIPQHLIDYSESDSYGRVFWVGLLNTLLVSVVGIILATIIGFILGIGRLSPNWLIRQIATVYIEIFRNIPPLLQIFFVYFAVLAPLPGPRDSLSLWDIIFVNNRGIQMPSPSAGEGFWPFWIAMFLALAAIVLLNRWERARRHATGQSFPVFWTSLGLFLGIPGLCALVFGGPFLWEIPELQRFNIRGGWVVIPELVSIVLALSIYTAAFIGETVRAGIQSVSHGQTEAAASLGLRPSRVLRLVIVPQALRVIIPPLTSQYLNLAKNSSLAAAIGYPDMVSLFAGTVLNQTGQAIETMAITMSVYLAISISISLLMNWYNKRIALIER; encoded by the coding sequence ATGCGAACCATTGCCAAATCGGGGGCGGCGCGCGGCTCGCTGCTCACGGATCCACAGGCGCGTGCCTGGCTGTTCCAGGTCATCGCCGTTATTACTGTCATCGCGATCGGCTGGTTTCTGTTTCACAACACCCAGACCAATCTTGCCCACCGGGGCATCAATTCCGGTTTCGGATTTCTCGACAACGCCGCCGGCTTCGGCATCCCTCAGCACCTGATCGACTACAGCGAAAGCGACTCATACGGCCGGGTCTTTTGGGTCGGTCTGCTCAATACGCTGCTGGTGAGCGTAGTCGGCATCATTCTGGCGACTATCATCGGCTTCATTCTCGGAATAGGCCGATTGTCGCCGAACTGGCTGATCCGCCAGATCGCCACTGTTTATATCGAGATCTTCCGCAACATTCCGCCGCTGCTGCAGATATTCTTCGTCTATTTCGCTGTGCTGGCCCCTTTGCCCGGGCCGCGCGACAGCCTGTCCCTGTGGGACATCATCTTCGTCAACAACCGGGGCATACAGATGCCTTCGCCGAGCGCGGGGGAAGGTTTCTGGCCGTTCTGGATCGCGATGTTCCTAGCATTGGCGGCCATCGTCCTGCTCAACCGCTGGGAGCGGGCCCGGCGTCATGCCACGGGGCAGTCATTTCCAGTGTTCTGGACCAGTCTCGGATTGTTCCTCGGGATTCCAGGGCTGTGTGCACTGGTGTTTGGCGGGCCGTTCCTCTGGGAGATTCCGGAACTGCAACGCTTCAACATTCGTGGCGGCTGGGTGGTGATTCCCGAACTTGTGTCCATCGTGCTGGCACTGTCGATCTACACGGCAGCTTTCATCGGCGAAACCGTGCGCGCCGGCATTCAATCGGTGAGCCATGGCCAGACCGAAGCGGCCGCTTCGCTGGGGCTGCGACCTAGTCGGGTGCTGCGGCTGGTCATCGTGCCGCAGGCCTTGCGCGTGATCATCCCGCCGTTGACCAGCCAGTACCTCAATCTGGCGAAGAACTCCTCGCTGGCGGCCGCCATCGGCTACCCCGACATGGTCTCGCTGTTCGCTGGCACGGTGCTCAACCAGACCGGTCAGGCGATCGAAACCATGGCAATCACCATGAGCGTTTACTTGGCTATCAGCATCAGCATTTCGCTGCTGATGAACTGGTACAACAAGCGCATCGCGCTGATCGAACGGTGA
- a CDS encoding amino acid ABC transporter substrate-binding protein: protein MTRVKSTLAVLGAATLLGASGLAQAGATLDAVKSKGFVQCGISDGLPGFSYADAKGEYKGIDVDVCRAVAAAVFGDASKVKFSPLTAKERFTALQSGEVDVLSRNTTWTSSRDSAMGLNFTGVTYYDGQGFLVNKELGVSSAKELDGATVCIQAGTTTELNLSDYFRANSLNYTPITYDTSDESAKSLESGRCDVLTSDQSQLYAQRIKLAKPDDYIVLPEVISKEPLGPAVRQGDEEWFDIVRWSLFAMINAEELGVTAANVEDTAKNTKNPDVARLLGAEGEYGKDLKLPKDWAVQIVKQVGNYGEVFERNIGSGSELKIERGLNALWNNGGLQYAPPVR, encoded by the coding sequence ATGACAAGGGTTAAATCCACACTGGCCGTGCTTGGTGCCGCGACACTTTTGGGCGCCAGCGGCTTGGCTCAGGCAGGGGCGACCCTGGATGCCGTGAAAAGCAAGGGCTTCGTGCAGTGCGGTATCAGCGACGGGTTGCCGGGCTTTTCATATGCCGACGCCAAGGGCGAGTACAAGGGAATCGATGTGGATGTCTGCCGCGCGGTAGCGGCTGCGGTATTTGGCGATGCGAGCAAGGTGAAGTTCAGCCCGCTGACCGCCAAGGAGCGCTTCACCGCACTGCAATCGGGTGAAGTCGACGTGCTGTCGCGCAACACCACCTGGACCAGTTCGCGCGACTCGGCGATGGGGCTGAATTTTACCGGCGTCACCTACTACGATGGCCAGGGCTTTCTGGTGAACAAGGAGCTCGGCGTGTCCAGCGCCAAAGAACTCGATGGCGCCACTGTGTGCATCCAGGCTGGCACCACCACCGAACTGAACCTCTCCGACTATTTCCGCGCCAACAGCCTCAACTACACACCCATCACTTACGACACCTCGGATGAGAGCGCCAAGTCGCTGGAGTCCGGACGCTGCGACGTGCTCACCTCCGACCAATCCCAGCTCTATGCCCAGCGCATCAAGCTGGCCAAGCCGGACGATTACATCGTGCTGCCGGAAGTCATCTCCAAGGAGCCGCTCGGCCCTGCGGTGCGCCAAGGTGATGAGGAGTGGTTCGATATCGTGCGCTGGTCACTCTTCGCCATGATCAATGCCGAAGAGCTTGGCGTTACGGCGGCGAACGTCGAGGACACCGCGAAAAACACCAAGAACCCGGATGTTGCGCGTCTGCTCGGTGCTGAAGGCGAATATGGCAAGGATCTGAAGTTGCCGAAGGACTGGGCAGTGCAGATCGTCAAGCAAGTCGGCAACTACGGCGAAGTGTTCGAGCGCAACATCGGCTCCGGTAGTGAGCTGAAGATCGAACGCGGGCTGAATGCGCTCTGGAACAATGGGGGCCTCCAATACGCACCGCCGGTGCGTTGA
- a CDS encoding alpha/beta hydrolase has product MSDPLIIEPANTADSCVIWLHGLGADRYDFLPVAEALQQRLLQTRFVLPQAPTQAVTINGGWAMPSWYDIIAMSPARAINQAQLEQSAQAVIALIEAQRDSGIDPRRIFLAGFSQGGAVAYHTAFLRGAGPLGGVMALSTYAPTFNDDLELSPLQASLPVLCLHGSRDDVVPPAMGRAAYECLVQNEVSAQWKDYPMAHEVVLDEIRDIGDWLTARLG; this is encoded by the coding sequence ATGAGCGACCCCTTGATCATCGAACCTGCCAACACCGCGGACTCATGCGTCATCTGGCTGCACGGCCTCGGTGCCGATCGCTACGATTTCCTACCGGTGGCCGAAGCGCTGCAGCAGCGCCTGCTGCAGACACGCTTCGTGCTGCCTCAAGCGCCTACCCAGGCGGTGACGATCAACGGCGGCTGGGCGATGCCAAGCTGGTACGACATCATCGCCATGAGCCCGGCTCGGGCCATTAACCAGGCCCAACTCGAGCAGTCGGCGCAGGCCGTGATAGCGCTGATCGAGGCGCAGCGCGACAGCGGGATCGACCCTAGGAGAATTTTCCTGGCAGGCTTTTCCCAGGGCGGCGCGGTGGCCTATCACACCGCCTTCCTGCGCGGGGCCGGGCCGCTCGGCGGGGTTATGGCGTTGTCGACCTACGCGCCTACCTTCAACGATGATCTGGAGCTGTCGCCATTACAGGCGAGCCTGCCGGTGCTCTGCCTGCACGGATCGAGAGATGACGTCGTGCCGCCCGCTATGGGACGAGCCGCTTATGAATGCCTGGTGCAAAACGAGGTTTCGGCCCAGTGGAAGGACTATCCAATGGCCCACGAAGTGGTGCTCGATGAGATCCGCGACATCGGCGATTGGCTCACTGCGCGCCTCGGTTGA
- a CDS encoding GGDEF domain-containing protein codes for MKLAERRAEMRHLKQARLLEHVDEPCLRLMQEAFEPCTLAAGDVLLTPLEHNQYLYLVLSGELAVHLDSLDSPPVRAIGPGDCAGEISFMDNLPPSAYVVALESSELLRLHRRSMPLLTRSPRLMQNLAELLCQRVRLSDRLIINSEQNANVDTLTGSFNRRWLEHIYNRESTRCAFNGQPLSLLMLDVDRFKDYNDRHGHLAGDHALCLVVDTLGKLLRPSDSLVRYGGEEFVILLPDMGLDDARNVGERLRQSLDEITSFRSPIGTLPGVTISIGVAPMQPNDDLKRLIQIADQALYQAKAQGRNCVCG; via the coding sequence ATGAAGCTTGCCGAACGGCGGGCCGAGATGCGGCACCTCAAACAGGCGCGCCTTCTGGAGCATGTCGACGAACCCTGCCTGCGGCTGATGCAGGAGGCTTTCGAGCCGTGCACGCTCGCCGCCGGAGACGTTCTGCTCACGCCGCTGGAGCACAATCAATATCTTTACCTGGTTCTCAGTGGCGAACTCGCCGTTCACCTCGACTCGCTCGATAGCCCACCCGTACGCGCCATTGGACCTGGCGATTGCGCCGGCGAAATCAGCTTCATGGACAATCTGCCGCCATCGGCTTACGTCGTTGCGCTCGAGTCTTCGGAACTACTGCGGCTTCATCGCCGCTCGATGCCGCTGCTGACGCGGTCGCCCAGACTGATGCAAAACCTTGCCGAGCTGCTTTGCCAGCGTGTTCGCCTGAGCGATCGTTTGATCATCAACAGTGAGCAGAATGCCAACGTCGACACCCTGACCGGCTCTTTCAACCGCCGCTGGCTGGAACATATTTATAACCGCGAGAGCACCCGCTGCGCCTTCAACGGCCAACCGCTGTCGCTCCTGATGCTCGACGTCGACCGGTTCAAGGATTACAACGACCGACACGGACATCTGGCTGGCGACCATGCGCTTTGCCTTGTGGTCGACACGCTTGGGAAGTTGCTCCGTCCGAGCGACAGCCTGGTGCGCTACGGAGGCGAGGAGTTTGTGATCCTGCTTCCCGATATGGGACTGGACGATGCACGCAACGTTGGCGAACGCCTGCGCCAGAGCCTCGATGAAATCACTTCGTTCCGCTCGCCGATCGGCACGCTGCCGGGCGTCACGATTTCTATCGGCGTCGCGCCGATGCAACCCAATGACGATTTGAAAAGGCTGATCCAGATCGCCGACCAGGCGCTTTATCAGGCCAAGGCGCAAGGACGAAACTGCGTCTGCGGCTGA
- the rhlB gene encoding ATP-dependent RNA helicase RhlB, translating to MLKALKKIFGKGPAELPAAQPASDTSTPIDTPRPARPETTEQSVDAAAAPKPRRERSRKPAAPPAPAWKLEDFQVEPAEGKTRFHDFKLAPELMHAIHDLGFPYCTPIQAQVLGFTLKGRDAIGRAQTGTGKTAAFLISTITQLLQTPPPSDRYMGEPRALIIAPTRELVVQIANDALNLTKYTGLNVMSFVGGMDFDKQLKALESRYCDILVATPGRLLDFNQRGEVHLDMVEVLVLDEADRMLDMGFIPQVRQIIRQTPPKSERQTLLFSATFTDDVMNLAKQWTTDPAIVEIEAVNVASDTVEQHVYAVAGSDKYKLLYNLITQNDWTRVMVFANRKDEVRRIEERLTRDGISAVQMSGDVPQHKRIRALEGFREGKIRVMVATDVAGRGIHVDGISHVINFTLPEVPDDYVHRIGRTGRAGASGTSISFAGEDDAFALPAIEALLGRSISCEMPPAELLAPVPAKR from the coding sequence GTGCTCAAAGCACTCAAGAAAATTTTTGGCAAAGGTCCGGCAGAGCTACCAGCCGCCCAGCCTGCCAGCGACACCTCGACACCTATCGACACTCCTCGCCCTGCGCGCCCTGAAACAACCGAGCAGTCGGTCGACGCAGCAGCAGCGCCCAAGCCTCGCCGAGAGCGCTCACGCAAACCCGCAGCACCGCCCGCCCCCGCCTGGAAACTGGAAGACTTCCAGGTCGAACCGGCCGAAGGCAAAACGCGCTTTCATGACTTCAAACTCGCCCCGGAACTGATGCACGCCATTCACGACCTGGGTTTCCCGTATTGCACGCCGATCCAGGCACAGGTTCTGGGGTTCACACTCAAAGGCCGCGATGCAATCGGTCGCGCACAGACCGGCACCGGCAAAACTGCGGCCTTCCTGATTTCCACCATCACCCAGCTGTTGCAGACGCCGCCGCCCAGCGACCGTTACATGGGTGAGCCGCGGGCGCTGATCATTGCGCCGACCCGCGAACTGGTGGTGCAGATTGCCAACGACGCACTGAACCTGACCAAGTACACCGGCTTGAACGTGATGAGCTTTGTCGGCGGCATGGACTTCGACAAGCAACTCAAGGCGCTGGAGTCCCGCTACTGCGACATTCTGGTGGCTACACCGGGACGCCTGCTGGACTTCAACCAACGAGGCGAAGTGCATCTGGACATGGTCGAAGTGCTGGTACTCGACGAAGCCGACCGCATGCTCGACATGGGCTTCATCCCCCAGGTTCGCCAGATCATTCGCCAGACGCCACCCAAGAGCGAGCGCCAGACGCTACTGTTTTCCGCCACCTTTACCGACGACGTGATGAACCTCGCCAAGCAGTGGACCACCGATCCGGCGATCGTCGAGATCGAAGCGGTTAACGTTGCGAGTGATACGGTCGAGCAACACGTTTATGCCGTAGCGGGCAGTGACAAGTACAAGCTGCTCTACAACCTGATCACTCAGAACGACTGGACCCGCGTGATGGTGTTCGCCAACCGCAAGGACGAGGTACGCCGTATCGAGGAGCGCCTCACCCGTGACGGTATCAGCGCCGTGCAGATGTCCGGTGACGTGCCCCAACACAAGCGAATCCGCGCACTGGAAGGTTTCCGCGAGGGCAAGATTCGCGTCATGGTGGCAACCGACGTAGCCGGACGCGGCATCCATGTCGACGGCATCAGCCACGTGATCAACTTCACTCTGCCGGAAGTACCTGACGACTACGTGCATCGTATCGGACGCACCGGTCGAGCCGGCGCCAGCGGCACCTCGATCAGCTTTGCCGGCGAGGATGACGCCTTCGCCCTGCCGGCCATCGAAGCATTGCTGGGCCGCAGCATCAGCTGTGAAATGCCACCCGCAGAGCTCCTGGCGCCCGTTCCGGCCAAGCGCTGA
- the moaE gene encoding molybdopterin synthase catalytic subunit MoaE, producing the protein MSVRVQHDPFDPGAELNALHAANLGIGAVTSFVGYVRDFNDGHDVAGMFLEHAPGMTEKALQKIIEEATARWPLLKLEILHRVGRLEPGEPIVFVGATSAHREAAFDGCRFVMDYLKTRAPFWKKEDTPSGPRWVEGRCTDQAAAERWRQ; encoded by the coding sequence ATGAGCGTGCGTGTCCAGCATGACCCGTTCGATCCGGGCGCCGAGCTAAATGCGCTACACGCCGCGAACCTCGGTATCGGCGCGGTAACTAGCTTCGTCGGCTATGTTCGCGATTTCAACGATGGGCATGATGTCGCCGGTATGTTTCTCGAGCACGCGCCGGGCATGACGGAAAAGGCGTTGCAGAAGATCATCGAGGAGGCGACTGCGCGATGGCCCTTGCTCAAGCTGGAGATCCTGCACCGGGTTGGACGACTCGAACCAGGTGAGCCGATCGTCTTCGTCGGCGCAACCAGCGCACACCGCGAAGCGGCATTCGACGGTTGCCGCTTCGTCATGGATTACCTGAAGACTCGAGCGCCGTTCTGGAAGAAGGAAGACACCCCGTCCGGCCCGCGCTGGGTCGAAGGGCGCTGTACCGACCAGGCCGCCGCCGAGCGGTGGCGGCAGTAA
- a CDS encoding MoaD/ThiS family protein, which translates to MIQVQYFARYREALGLDAEQLEWNASLRQVDDLRQQLLARGGEWSVLSEGGLMCARNQELCGLDEPLAEGDEVAFFPTVTGG; encoded by the coding sequence ATGATTCAAGTGCAATATTTCGCTCGTTATCGCGAAGCCCTTGGGCTCGATGCCGAGCAGCTGGAGTGGAATGCATCGCTTCGGCAGGTGGACGACCTCAGACAGCAGCTGCTGGCACGCGGCGGCGAATGGTCGGTACTGAGCGAGGGGGGGCTGATGTGCGCGCGCAATCAGGAGCTGTGCGGACTCGACGAGCCGCTGGCCGAAGGCGACGAAGTGGCATTTTTCCCCACCGTGACCGGAGGTTGA
- the moaC gene encoding cyclic pyranopterin monophosphate synthase MoaC, translating to MLTHLDSQGRANMVDVTAKAVTAREAVAEAKVRMLPETLQMIQQGGHPKGDVFAVARIAGIQAAKKTHELIPLCHPLLLTSIKVELQPEGDDCVRIQARCKLAGQTGVEMEALTAVSIAALTIYDMCKAVDKGMVVEGVRLLEKLGGKSGHWQVPT from the coding sequence ATGCTCACCCATCTCGATTCCCAGGGGCGGGCCAACATGGTCGACGTTACCGCCAAGGCCGTTACGGCGCGTGAGGCGGTGGCGGAGGCAAAGGTCCGCATGCTTCCCGAAACCCTGCAGATGATTCAGCAGGGCGGGCACCCAAAGGGCGACGTATTCGCGGTAGCCCGTATTGCCGGCATCCAGGCGGCAAAGAAAACCCATGAACTGATACCACTCTGTCATCCCTTGCTGCTGACCAGCATCAAGGTCGAGCTGCAGCCCGAAGGGGACGACTGCGTGCGTATTCAGGCGCGCTGCAAACTGGCCGGCCAGACCGGTGTGGAAATGGAAGCGCTGACCGCGGTGAGCATTGCCGCGCTGACCATCTACGACATGTGCAAAGCCGTCGATAAGGGCATGGTCGTGGAAGGCGTGCGGCTGCTGGAGAAGCTGGGCGGGAAAAGCGGACATTGGCAGGTGCCGACATGA
- a CDS encoding PhoH family protein, giving the protein MDDYGRPRATQPTLYVLDTNVLIHDPNAILNFQEHQVAIPMTVLEELDKLKTGKHTVAAECRQAIRLIDKVLGDATPEEVELGVPIQREKSGPCGSLSILMSKGADSSALPEDLNDNKIINQVVDLQRRHTGVPVVLVTNDINMRLKARACGVAAEDYHTDKLVDDVGQLSRGYHSLSGSFWDRVSKVDTHQGHGRTWHRVQLIDNLPAVHINEFILDEQGFVGWIKGIKADELLLLDMHQEPLLHQEAWGLRPRDIHQALALFALLDPDIHLVNLSGAAGSGKTILALAAAIEQTVASKRYRRIIATRSVQGLDEDIGFLPGTEAEKMEPWLGAITDNLEALHMDDENTHGSVDYILQKVPLQFKSLNYIRGRSFQQSLILIDECQNLTPHQMKTIITRAGSGSKVVCLGNLAQIDTPYLSATSSGLTYLTERFKDFPHGMHITLQGVPRSVLAEYAEAHM; this is encoded by the coding sequence ATGGATGACTACGGCAGACCCCGCGCTACTCAGCCCACCCTTTACGTTCTCGATACCAACGTTCTGATTCACGACCCCAACGCGATATTGAATTTCCAGGAACACCAGGTCGCCATTCCGATGACGGTTCTGGAAGAGTTGGACAAGCTCAAGACCGGCAAGCACACCGTGGCGGCAGAGTGCCGCCAGGCGATCCGTCTGATCGACAAGGTGCTTGGCGACGCGACGCCCGAGGAGGTCGAACTCGGCGTGCCGATTCAGCGCGAGAAGAGCGGGCCCTGCGGCAGCCTGTCGATTCTCATGAGCAAGGGCGCCGACTCCAGCGCACTGCCGGAAGACCTCAACGACAACAAGATCATCAACCAGGTCGTGGACCTGCAGCGGCGTCACACGGGTGTTCCGGTGGTGCTGGTCACCAACGATATCAACATGCGTTTGAAGGCGCGGGCATGTGGCGTGGCCGCGGAGGATTATCACACCGACAAGCTAGTGGACGACGTGGGCCAGCTGTCGCGCGGTTATCACAGCCTGAGCGGATCGTTCTGGGACCGCGTCAGCAAGGTCGATACCCATCAGGGACATGGACGAACCTGGCACCGTGTACAGCTAATCGACAACCTGCCGGCCGTGCACATCAATGAGTTCATCCTCGACGAGCAGGGCTTCGTCGGCTGGATCAAGGGCATCAAGGCGGACGAGCTGCTCTTGCTCGACATGCATCAGGAGCCGTTGCTACATCAGGAGGCCTGGGGGCTTCGTCCGCGGGATATCCATCAGGCGCTGGCATTGTTTGCCTTGCTTGATCCCGACATTCACCTGGTCAATCTCTCGGGCGCTGCGGGCTCCGGCAAGACCATCCTGGCACTGGCCGCCGCCATCGAGCAAACCGTGGCGAGCAAGCGTTACCGCCGGATCATCGCGACGCGCAGCGTACAGGGGCTGGACGAGGACATTGGCTTCCTGCCTGGCACCGAAGCGGAAAAAATGGAGCCCTGGCTCGGCGCGATCACCGATAACCTCGAAGCGCTGCACATGGATGACGAGAACACCCACGGCAGTGTCGACTACATCCTGCAAAAGGTGCCGCTGCAGTTCAAATCGCTCAATTACATTCGTGGGCGCAGCTTCCAGCAGAGCCTGATCCTCATCGACGAGTGCCAGAACCTCACGCCGCACCAGATGAAGACCATCATCACGCGGGCAGGTAGCGGGTCGAAAGTTGTGTGCCTGGGGAACCTGGCGCAGATCGACACGCCCTATCTCTCAGCCACCAGTTCAGGTCTGACCTATCTCACGGAGCGCTTCAAGGACTTCCCACACGGCATGCACATTACCTTGCAGGGCGTGCCTCGTTCGGTGCTCGCCGAATACGCAGAGGCCCATATGTAA
- the dmeF gene encoding CDF family Co(II)/Ni(II) efflux transporter DmeF yields the protein MTDCNHSHWKPSHDYRPLEQGAERQTWTVVALTGLTMAVEIAAGYLFNSMALLADGWHMASHMVAIGMAAIAYLLARRYANDRRFAFGTWKIEVLAGFASAVLLVVVALMMIGESLSRFWSPARIGFDEALWVAFIGLAVNLLSAWLLREQHDHHGHGHGHGHGHGHEAAPGRDLNRHAAFVHVLTDGLTSVAAIIALLGGKYFGWNWLDPLMGIIGAVVILVWAKGLLRDTGKALLDREMDDPLVQRVQKRLEAVPDTDVADLHLWRVGRAQYSCVVTLVTHQAYSADRYKAELADFSELVHVTAEVNRCGKSVRVDY from the coding sequence ATGACCGACTGCAATCATTCACACTGGAAACCGTCCCATGACTATCGTCCGCTCGAACAAGGGGCCGAGCGACAGACATGGACGGTCGTGGCGCTGACTGGGTTGACCATGGCGGTAGAGATCGCCGCTGGCTACCTGTTCAATTCCATGGCGCTGCTCGCCGATGGCTGGCATATGGCGTCCCACATGGTGGCCATCGGCATGGCGGCGATCGCCTACTTGCTGGCGCGCCGCTACGCCAATGATCGGCGCTTCGCATTCGGGACCTGGAAAATCGAGGTCCTTGCGGGGTTCGCGAGTGCCGTGCTACTGGTCGTGGTGGCGCTGATGATGATCGGCGAGTCGCTGTCGCGCTTCTGGTCGCCGGCGCGGATCGGTTTCGACGAGGCGCTGTGGGTGGCGTTCATCGGGCTGGCTGTGAACCTGCTGTCGGCCTGGTTGTTGCGCGAGCAGCATGATCACCACGGCCACGGCCACGGCCACGGCCACGGCCACGGCCATGAGGCGGCGCCAGGGCGGGATCTCAATCGCCACGCGGCCTTCGTTCACGTGTTGACCGACGGGCTGACGTCAGTCGCTGCGATTATCGCTCTGTTGGGAGGCAAGTATTTCGGCTGGAACTGGCTGGACCCGCTGATGGGCATCATCGGGGCGGTGGTCATTCTGGTCTGGGCCAAAGGGCTGTTGCGCGACACCGGCAAGGCGCTACTGGATCGCGAAATGGATGATCCACTGGTGCAGCGCGTGCAGAAGCGTTTGGAGGCGGTGCCCGATACGGATGTGGCAGACCTGCACCTGTGGCGGGTCGGCCGCGCGCAATACAGCTGCGTCGTCACGCTCGTCACCCACCAAGCGTATTCGGCTGATCGCTACAAAGCCGAGCTGGCTGACTTCTCGGAGTTGGTTCACGTGACGGCGGAGGTGAACCGGTGCGGCAAAAGTGTCCGGGTTGATTATTGA